The following are from one region of the Terriglobales bacterium genome:
- the lepB gene encoding signal peptidase I gives MAAGAVLFASSGAASLAEARALVPFRRRRWYRAARWLATVLLAVFFVRTFLGEASVVPTGSMEGTILTGDHIFLNKALYGPELPLVGWRLPRLRTPRRGDIVAFRYPRDPRITFLKRVVAIGGDTVEIRDDALYVNGAPVPEPYVQHRLHARTARRENYPAQKIAPGSLFVLGDNRDDSADSRYWGTVPAANVVGEPILVYFSYDAPARDWLEDNGTRKLEFYGSMAAHLFSRTRWQRIGTLL, from the coding sequence ATGGCAGCCGGCGCGGTCTTGTTCGCTTCGTCCGGCGCGGCGTCCCTGGCCGAGGCGCGCGCGCTTGTTCCCTTCCGGCGGCGCCGCTGGTATCGCGCCGCCCGCTGGCTCGCCACCGTGCTGCTTGCCGTCTTCTTCGTCCGGACCTTCCTCGGCGAGGCCTCGGTCGTCCCCACCGGCTCGATGGAAGGCACCATCCTGACCGGCGACCACATCTTCCTGAACAAGGCGTTGTACGGCCCCGAGCTGCCGCTGGTGGGATGGCGGCTGCCCCGGCTCCGCACGCCCCGGCGCGGCGACATCGTCGCCTTCCGCTATCCGCGCGACCCGCGCATCACCTTCCTCAAGCGCGTGGTCGCCATCGGCGGCGACACCGTGGAGATCCGCGACGACGCCCTCTACGTCAACGGCGCGCCCGTGCCCGAGCCCTACGTGCAGCACCGCCTGCACGCGCGGACGGCGCGACGCGAGAACTATCCCGCGCAGAAGATCGCGCCCGGCAGCCTCTTCGTGCTGGGTGACAACCGCGACGACTCCGCCGACAGCCGCTACTGGGGTACCGTGCCCGCGGCCAACGTGGTCGGCGAGCCCATCCTGGTCTACTTCTCCTACGACGCCCCGGCGCGCGACTGGCTGGAGGACAACGGCACCCGCAAGCTCGAATTCTACGG